In Solimonas sp. K1W22B-7, the DNA window TCGCCGTACCACTTCGTGGAGAAGCCGGACCAGACCGTGGCCAGGCGCGACTCGTTGAAGGAGTAGACCATCAGCAGCACGATGGGCAGGTACAGGAAGGCGAAGCCCAGGGCCAGGACCGAGCCGCTTGCCACGCGTTGGCCGCGGGTGGGGTTCATGCCTGCTTCGCCTCCAGCTCGCGCTGCTGCTGGCGGTTGAAGATCACGATCGGCACCAGCAGCAACAGCAGCAGCACGATGGCCACGGCCGAGGCGGCGGGCCAGTCGCGGTTGTTGAAGAACTCGCTCCACAGCACGCGGCCGATCATGAGCGTGTCGGGGCCGCCGAGCATTTCCGGGATCACGAATTCGCCGATGGCGGGGATCATCACCAGCATGCAGCCGGCGATCACACCGGGGCGCGACAGCGGCCAGGTGATGCGCCAGAACGCCTGCCAGGGACGGGCGCCGAGATCATAGGCGGCTTCCAGCAGGCGGTTGTCGAGCTTCACCAGGGTGGCGTACAGCGGCAGGATCATGAACGGCAGGTAGCAGTAGACGATGCCGATGTAGGCCGCGGCCGGGGTGTAGAGGATCTGCAGCGGCTCGCCGATGACGCCCAGGCCCATCAGGATGCGGTTGAGGATGCCGTTGCCGTCGAGGATGCCGATCCAGGCGTAGACGCGGATCAGGAAGGAGGTCCAGGACGGCAGCACCACCAGCATCAGTGCGATGTTGCGCGCGGTGGGGCTCATGCGCGCGATGATGTAGGCCATGGGGTAGCCGATCAGCAGGCACAGCAGGGTGGAGATCGCGGCGATCTTTACCGAGCTGAGGTAGGCCACGGCGTACTGCGAGTCGGTGACCAGCTTGATGTAGTTGGCCAGGTTGAGGCGCATGGTCAGCGCGTCGTCGACGTATTCCAGCACCGACGTGTACGGCGGCATGGCGATGGCCATGCGCGTGAACGAAATCTTCAGCACGATCAGGAAGGGGATCGCGAAGAACAGCGTCAGCCACAGGTAGGGCGCGGCGATCACCGCCCAGCGCGGCTGCGGCAGTCCGCGGCGCAGCGCCTGCAGTACCTCGTTCACGAGCTCAGCACCACGCCGTCTTCGGCGCCCCAGGAAACCCAGACCGGGTCGTTCCAGGTGAGGTTGTCGCTGTCCCAGCGATGGCGGTTGGTGAAGTTGGCCATGAACTTGTAACCGCCCGGCAGGCGCACGTGGTAGACCGAGTGGCTGCCGAAGTAGGCGATGTCCTCGATCACGCCGAGTGCCTTGTTGTGCGGCTGGTCGGGCTCTTCCTTGCGGATGCGCAGCTTCTCCGGGCGCAGGGCGAAGGCCACTTCCTGGCCCTCGAAGCCGGAGATGCCGTGGCCGACGTGGATCAGGGCGTCGAAGGCCGGCGTGCGGATGGTGACGTGGTCGGACTCGTCGTCTTTCACCACGCCCTCGATCAGGTTCACCGAGCCGATGAAGCTGGCGGCGAAGCGGCTGGTGGGCTGCTCGTAGATTTCGTCGGGCGTGCCGACCTGGCGGATGCGGCCGTTCTCCATCAGCGCGATGCGCGTGGCCATGGTCATGGCCTCTTCCTGATCGTGGGTGACCATGACGCAGGTGACGCCCGAGGTCTCGATGATCTCCACCAGTTCCAGCTGCATGTGGGTGCGCAGCTGCTTGTCGAGCGCGCCCATGGGCTCGTCCAGCAACAGCAGTTTCGGCCCCTTGGCCAGCGAGCGCGCCAGCGCCACGCGCTGCTGCTGGCCGCCGGAGAGCTGGTGCGGCTTGCGCTTGGCCAGCTTCTCCAGCTTGACCATGTCCAGCATCTCCTCGACGCGGCGGCGGATGGCGTCCTTGGGCAGCTTGTCCTGCTTGAGGCCGAAGGCGATGTTCTGCTCCACCGTCATGTGCGGGAACAGCGCATAGGACTGGAACATCATGTTGATCGGCCGCTCGTAGGGCGGGGTTTCGCCCAGGGCCTGGCCGTCGAGCAGGATGTGACCGGCGCTGGGCTTCTCGAAGCCGGCGAGGCAGCGCAGCAGCGTGGACTTGCCGCTGCCGGAGCCGCCCAGCAGGGCGAAAATCTCGCCGCGGTTGATGCTGAGACTGACGTCCTCCAGCGCGACGAAGCCGTCGAATTCCTTGCGGACGGTCTCGATGCGCAGGTAGCCGGCCTTGGCGGCGGTGTCCTTGTCCGGCGCGGGCGCTCCCATGGTTACTTGCCGGTCTTGAGTTCGGTCCAGATGCGCGTGTACTGGCGATCCACCTCGGGCGGCACCACCGAGTAGCTGAACAGCTTGGCGGCGACCTCGGCCGGCGGGTAGATGGTGGGATCGTTGCGGATCTCTTCGCTCACCAGCGGTACCGACGACGGCACCGGGTTGGCGTAGTGGATGTAGTTGGTGTTGGACGCCGCCACCTTGGGATCGAGCAGGTGGTTGATGAAGGCGTAGGCGTTGTCGATGTTCTTGGCGTCCTTGGGGATGGCCAGCATGTCGAACCACTGCGGCGCGCCTTCCTTGGGGATGGAGTAGCCGATATGCACGCCGTTCTTGGCTTCCTCGGCGCGGTCACGCGCCTGGATCACGTCGCCCGACCAGGCCACGACCAGGCAGGTGTTGCCGTTGGCCAGCGCGCCCACCAGCTGCGAGGAATGGAAGTTCTGGATGTAGGGGCGGATGCTCTTGAGCAGCACCGCGGCCTTGTCGATCACCGCCGGGTCGGTGCTGTTGGGATTCTCTCCCAGGTAGTGCAGGGCGATGGGGATCAGGTCGGAGGGCGTGTCGAGCAGCGTCACGCCGCAGCTCTTCAGCTTGGCGATGTTCTCGGGCTTGAACACCAGGTCCCAGCTGTTGACCACGTCGGTGGTGCCGAAGGCCTTCTTGACCTTGTCGATGTTGTAGCCGATGCCGGTGGTGCCGCTCATGTAGGGCACGCCGAACTTGTTGCCCGGGTCCTGCTGCGCGATGCGCTGCATCCACTCGGGATTGAGGTTGGCCAGATTGGGGATCTTGGACTTGTCCAGCTGCAGGAACACACCGGCCTGGATCTGGCGGCCGAAGAAGTTCAGCGTCGGCACGACGATGTCGTAGCCGGTGGAGCCGGCCAGCAGCTTGGCCTCCACCACCTCGTCGCTGTCGTAGACGTCGTAGGTCACCTTCACGCCGGTCTTCTGCTCGAAGCCCGGGATCACGTCCTCGGCGATGTAGTCCGAGTAGTTGTAGACGTTGAGGTCCTTGGACGCCGGCGCGGCGGCCGGGGCAGGGGCGGCGGAGGGTGCGGCTGCAGGGGCAGCCTGCTCCTTGCCCTTGCCGCAGGCGGCCAGAACCAGGGCACACAGGGAGAAGACGACCGCGGCGCTTTGCGATTTCATGAAGCGACTCCAGGAAATGGGAAAACCGGGCGCCAACGGGGCGCCGCAGATGCGCGCTACATTCGGGGCTAAACCCCTTCACGTCAAGCAATTAGCGCGCCCGCCGGCGGGGTTTCCCTTGCACCTGCGGCGCTTAGGGGCTACTGTTCAAATTGCTTTAACAATGTTGGTATCCAATGCGCTGAATCCAGATGCTCTTTCCTGGTGCAAGGGAAGGGCGTCAAACAGGTGCTTTCGTGGAGACGATCCCCGCCATCCTCAAGCTGGATGTCGGCGGGCTCCCGGTTTCATGGGTCCGCTGGCAGACTGCCGTCACCCTCTACGCCCGCGACCGCGTGCGATGGGAGGCCGGGGAAGAGCGCTTCACGATCCATGGCGGCATCTGCGCGGCCACCGGCCTGCGCTCCAGCATGGAGATCGGCTCGATCATCGCCGTCGCTGACAAGTCGCGCCGTTTCGAGAAGGGCGTGCCGCTGCTGACCAACCGCACCCTGTTCCAGCGCGACCGTAACCTCTGCCTGTACTGCGGCAAGCTG includes these proteins:
- a CDS encoding ABC transporter permease subunit, which codes for MNEVLQALRRGLPQPRWAVIAAPYLWLTLFFAIPFLIVLKISFTRMAIAMPPYTSVLEYVDDALTMRLNLANYIKLVTDSQYAVAYLSSVKIAAISTLLCLLIGYPMAYIIARMSPTARNIALMLVVLPSWTSFLIRVYAWIGILDGNGILNRILMGLGVIGEPLQILYTPAAAYIGIVYCYLPFMILPLYATLVKLDNRLLEAAYDLGARPWQAFWRITWPLSRPGVIAGCMLVMIPAIGEFVIPEMLGGPDTLMIGRVLWSEFFNNRDWPAASAVAIVLLLLLLVPIVIFNRQQQRELEAKQA
- a CDS encoding HNH endonuclease produces the protein MLFPGAREGRQTGAFVETIPAILKLDVGGLPVSWVRWQTAVTLYARDRVRWEAGEERFTIHGGICAATGLRSSMEIGSIIAVADKSRRFEKGVPLLTNRTLFQRDRNLCLYCGKLFGASHLTRDHVMPASRGGASAWENCVTACRHCNQRKDDRTPEEAGMKLLAVPYTPNLAEYLILQNRRILADQMEFLASYARKNGQYKSVNGSVFGNSLGHLGN
- a CDS encoding polyamine ABC transporter substrate-binding protein, whose product is MKSQSAAVVFSLCALVLAACGKGKEQAAPAAAPSAAPAPAAAPASKDLNVYNYSDYIAEDVIPGFEQKTGVKVTYDVYDSDEVVEAKLLAGSTGYDIVVPTLNFFGRQIQAGVFLQLDKSKIPNLANLNPEWMQRIAQQDPGNKFGVPYMSGTTGIGYNIDKVKKAFGTTDVVNSWDLVFKPENIAKLKSCGVTLLDTPSDLIPIALHYLGENPNSTDPAVIDKAAVLLKSIRPYIQNFHSSQLVGALANGNTCLVVAWSGDVIQARDRAEEAKNGVHIGYSIPKEGAPQWFDMLAIPKDAKNIDNAYAFINHLLDPKVAASNTNYIHYANPVPSSVPLVSEEIRNDPTIYPPAEVAAKLFSYSVVPPEVDRQYTRIWTELKTGK
- a CDS encoding ABC transporter ATP-binding protein, translating into MGAPAPDKDTAAKAGYLRIETVRKEFDGFVALEDVSLSINRGEIFALLGGSGSGKSTLLRCLAGFEKPSAGHILLDGQALGETPPYERPINMMFQSYALFPHMTVEQNIAFGLKQDKLPKDAIRRRVEEMLDMVKLEKLAKRKPHQLSGGQQQRVALARSLAKGPKLLLLDEPMGALDKQLRTHMQLELVEIIETSGVTCVMVTHDQEEAMTMATRIALMENGRIRQVGTPDEIYEQPTSRFAASFIGSVNLIEGVVKDDESDHVTIRTPAFDALIHVGHGISGFEGQEVAFALRPEKLRIRKEEPDQPHNKALGVIEDIAYFGSHSVYHVRLPGGYKFMANFTNRHRWDSDNLTWNDPVWVSWGAEDGVVLSS